Proteins encoded by one window of Kribbella flavida DSM 17836:
- a CDS encoding APC family permease, translating to MTLRREVTTPLLYLFILGDILGAGVYVLVGQVAAESGGAVWLPLVLALLLALLTATSYAELVTKFPRAGGASYYAHRAFGPFVGFLTGFCMLAGGIVSVAALARAFGGEYLAEFVTSPPALAALIFLAALGLLNAYGIKDSLRANVVATAIEVSGLLLVVGLGAWLIARGDADLGRLSELSAGGTGAVTATLSGAVLAYYSFVGFETSVNIAEETKDPRRSYPRALFGALATAGVVYLLVGIVASAAVPTSQLAESSGPLLEVVRAAGGVPPWIFSAVALVAVANGALLTGIMSSRLAYGMARDGLLPHGLTRLLPKRGTPWVAIVVTTALSLLLAVTGEVAQLASTLVLLLLVVFTAVNLAVLALRRQHVEADHFHAPTVVPVLGVLSCLLLFTQIEAGVWLRGGILIAAGLVLGLIAAHRSQGLDPEPEAESQEART from the coding sequence ATGACACTGCGCCGGGAAGTCACGACACCGCTGCTCTACCTGTTCATCCTCGGCGACATCCTCGGTGCCGGGGTCTACGTGCTGGTCGGCCAGGTCGCCGCCGAGTCGGGCGGCGCGGTTTGGCTGCCGCTCGTGCTCGCGCTCCTGCTCGCCCTGCTGACCGCCACCTCGTACGCCGAACTGGTGACCAAGTTCCCGCGCGCCGGCGGAGCGTCGTACTACGCCCACCGCGCCTTCGGGCCGTTCGTCGGGTTCCTCACCGGGTTCTGCATGCTTGCCGGGGGCATCGTCTCGGTCGCCGCGCTGGCCCGGGCGTTCGGCGGTGAGTACCTCGCCGAGTTCGTCACCTCGCCGCCGGCGCTGGCGGCCCTGATCTTCCTGGCCGCGCTCGGCCTGCTCAACGCCTACGGCATCAAGGACTCGCTGCGGGCGAACGTCGTCGCCACCGCGATCGAGGTGTCCGGCCTGCTGCTGGTCGTCGGACTGGGCGCCTGGCTGATCGCCCGCGGCGACGCCGACCTCGGCCGGCTCAGCGAGCTGAGCGCCGGCGGGACCGGGGCCGTCACCGCCACGCTGAGCGGCGCGGTGCTGGCGTACTACTCCTTCGTCGGCTTCGAGACCTCGGTGAACATCGCCGAGGAGACCAAGGACCCGCGCCGGTCTTACCCCCGGGCGCTGTTCGGCGCGCTGGCCACCGCCGGAGTCGTCTACCTGCTGGTCGGCATCGTGGCGAGCGCCGCCGTCCCGACATCGCAGCTGGCGGAGTCGAGCGGCCCGCTGCTCGAGGTGGTCCGGGCCGCGGGCGGCGTACCGCCGTGGATCTTCAGCGCCGTCGCCCTGGTGGCCGTCGCCAACGGCGCACTGCTGACCGGCATCATGTCGTCGCGGCTGGCCTACGGCATGGCCCGCGACGGACTGCTGCCGCACGGCCTGACCCGGCTGCTGCCGAAACGCGGTACGCCGTGGGTCGCCATCGTGGTCACCACGGCCCTGTCCCTGCTGCTGGCGGTGACCGGCGAGGTCGCCCAGCTGGCGTCGACCCTCGTCCTGCTGCTGCTCGTCGTCTTCACCGCCGTGAACCTGGCGGTCCTGGCCCTGCGCCGCCAGCACGTCGAGGCGGACCACTTCCACGCCCCGACCGTCGTCCCGGTGCTCGGCGTGCTGTCCTGCCTGCTGCTCTTCACCCAGATCGAGGCCGGCGTCTGGCTGCGGGGCGGCATCCTGATCGCGGCCGGCCTGGTCCTCGGCCTGATCGCCGCCCACCGCAGCCAGGGCCTCGACCCCGAGCCGGAAGCGGAGTCGCAGGAGGCCCGGACCTGA
- a CDS encoding GAF and ANTAR domain-containing protein — MTDELATGGTADQFAELALELHASDGVTETIDTVLAFALDAVGCAQAGAALLNHGRLEIAAVTDPVIERIYRFQLDRGEGPLIAAQEQGKPVRIPDTAQDDRWPAWAAMVSTEGLRSVLQLPLVISGRTVGVLSLHSTKADGFDADDEAVAHILARHASVAVAAARQQQTLVEAVDARKLIGQAMGILMERFAVDADRAFAILRRYSQDNNVKLRTVAEELIRTRRLPG, encoded by the coding sequence ATGACCGACGAGCTCGCGACCGGCGGCACGGCGGATCAGTTCGCCGAGCTCGCGCTCGAGCTGCACGCCTCCGACGGTGTCACCGAGACGATCGACACCGTGCTGGCGTTCGCGCTCGACGCCGTCGGCTGCGCCCAGGCCGGCGCCGCGCTGCTGAACCACGGCCGGCTCGAGATCGCCGCGGTCACCGACCCGGTGATCGAGCGGATCTACCGGTTCCAGCTCGACCGGGGCGAGGGACCGCTGATCGCCGCCCAGGAGCAGGGCAAGCCGGTCCGGATCCCCGACACCGCGCAGGACGACCGCTGGCCGGCCTGGGCCGCGATGGTCAGCACCGAAGGCCTGCGCAGCGTGCTGCAGCTGCCGCTGGTGATCAGCGGCCGGACCGTGGGCGTGCTCAGTCTGCACAGCACCAAGGCGGACGGGTTCGACGCCGACGACGAAGCGGTCGCGCACATCCTGGCCCGGCACGCGTCGGTGGCGGTGGCGGCCGCGCGGCAGCAGCAGACCCTGGTCGAGGCGGTCGACGCGCGCAAACTGATCGGTCAGGCGATGGGCATCCTGATGGAGCGGTTCGCGGTCGACGCCGACCGGGCGTTCGCGATCCTGCGGCGGTACTCGCAGGACAACAACGTCAAGCTGCGCACGGTGGCCGAGGAGCTGATCCGGACCCGGCGGCTGCCCGGCTGA
- a CDS encoding MalY/PatB family protein produces the protein MVQLFVPGLEVLRQRRSEKWSGLGPATIGATVAEMDFELAPPVASVLHEAVARSDLGYAHEVTARLREAFTGFAERRLGWRVDPDRLALVPEVMVGLVELCRVLAPGGRIGFATAAYPPFLEQLPAAGFEIRRLPLRADASFDLDRLAAELRDGLRVLILANPHNPTGRVLPRAELEQIAELCAQYDAWVLADEIHAPLVLPGARHVPWLEVSPAARERGIALTSASKAFNLAGLKTALVVTASDRAQDVVRRMPYGAEQVGLLGVIAAETAFAEGDPWLDALIDQLDRNRTLIGEKLPAGITWSPPQATYLAWLDCGGLGLGPDPATVFRDQALVALSPGQDYDPAARDHVRLNFGTGTELLTEILRRMESVLPG, from the coding sequence ATGGTTCAGCTCTTCGTTCCCGGGCTCGAGGTCCTGCGGCAGCGGCGCAGCGAGAAGTGGTCGGGCCTCGGCCCGGCGACGATCGGCGCCACCGTCGCGGAGATGGACTTCGAGCTGGCCCCGCCGGTGGCGTCCGTGCTGCACGAGGCCGTCGCCCGCAGCGATCTCGGCTACGCGCACGAGGTGACTGCACGGTTGCGCGAGGCGTTCACCGGATTCGCCGAGCGCCGGCTCGGCTGGCGGGTCGATCCCGACCGGCTGGCACTGGTCCCCGAGGTGATGGTCGGGCTGGTCGAGCTGTGCCGGGTGCTCGCGCCGGGCGGCCGGATCGGCTTCGCGACCGCCGCGTACCCGCCGTTCCTGGAGCAGCTGCCGGCTGCCGGCTTCGAGATCCGTCGGCTTCCACTGCGCGCCGACGCCTCGTTCGACCTCGACCGGCTGGCGGCCGAGTTGCGCGACGGCCTGCGGGTGCTGATCCTGGCCAATCCGCACAACCCGACCGGCCGGGTCCTGCCGCGGGCGGAGCTGGAGCAGATCGCCGAGCTGTGCGCGCAGTACGACGCGTGGGTGCTGGCCGACGAGATCCATGCGCCGCTCGTCCTGCCCGGCGCCCGGCACGTGCCCTGGCTGGAGGTGTCGCCGGCGGCCCGCGAGCGCGGGATCGCGCTGACCTCGGCCTCCAAGGCTTTCAACCTGGCCGGGCTGAAGACGGCCTTGGTCGTCACCGCCTCCGACCGCGCCCAGGACGTCGTACGCCGGATGCCGTACGGCGCGGAGCAGGTCGGCCTGCTCGGGGTGATCGCGGCCGAGACCGCGTTCGCCGAGGGCGATCCGTGGCTGGACGCGCTGATCGACCAGCTCGACCGCAACCGCACCCTGATCGGCGAGAAGCTTCCGGCCGGGATCACCTGGTCACCACCGCAGGCGACGTACCTGGCCTGGCTGGACTGCGGCGGGCTCGGGCTCGGTCCGGACCCGGCGACGGTCTTCCGGGACCAGGCGTTGGTTGCCCTGAGCCCCGGTCAGGACTACGACCCGGCGGCTCGCGACCACGTCCGGCTGAACTTCGGCACCGGCACCGAGCTGCTCACCGAGATCCTGCGCCGGATGGAGTCCGTGCTGCCGGGCTGA
- a CDS encoding Hsp20/alpha crystallin family protein, translating to MLMRTDPFREFDRLAQQVAGATAGTWSRPNPMPMDAYRHGEEFVLLFDLPGVEADAIDLDVERNVLTVRAERRPAPVPEGVELQVGERPLGVFSRQLVLGDNLDADGIQARYDNGVLTVRIPVAAQAKPRKITVNGGTSQQIDA from the coding sequence ATGTTGATGCGCACCGACCCGTTCCGTGAGTTCGACCGGCTGGCCCAGCAGGTCGCAGGAGCCACCGCGGGAACGTGGTCACGGCCGAACCCGATGCCGATGGACGCCTACCGGCACGGCGAGGAGTTCGTGCTGCTGTTCGACCTGCCCGGCGTCGAGGCGGACGCGATCGACCTGGACGTCGAGCGCAACGTGCTGACCGTCCGGGCCGAGCGGCGACCGGCCCCGGTGCCCGAGGGGGTCGAGCTGCAGGTGGGCGAGCGGCCGCTCGGCGTGTTCTCCCGGCAGCTCGTGCTGGGCGACAACCTCGACGCCGACGGCATCCAGGCCCGCTACGACAACGGCGTGCTGACGGTGCGGATTCCGGTCGCCGCCCAGGCCAAGCCGCGCAAGATCACCGTGAACGGCGGGACCAGCCAGCAGATCGACGCCTGA
- a CDS encoding SAM-dependent methyltransferase encodes MATPDGPEATPEFDTTQPTIARVYDALLGGKDNFAADREGAATYLKYVPDAGRCAIDNRAALVRGVQYLAREAGIDQFLDIGSGLPTQKNTHQAAQEINPDAKVVYVDIDPIVLAHGRALLATNKSTIVVTADLRKPQEILANEEIRALLDFSRPVALMIVGIHMHFHDDELPDEWVRTLMDAMVPGSYLFITDFVDTGDPLQKSMEQAGLESLGNGWIRTPERIEQHFLGMPLVPPGLDFLERWNPADPDADVPDADELLPYQRILMAGIAKKV; translated from the coding sequence ATGGCGACTCCCGACGGTCCGGAGGCGACTCCGGAGTTCGACACCACTCAACCGACCATCGCGCGCGTGTACGACGCGCTGCTCGGCGGCAAGGACAACTTCGCCGCCGACCGCGAAGGGGCGGCCACCTACCTGAAGTACGTACCCGACGCCGGTCGCTGCGCGATCGACAACCGGGCCGCCCTGGTGCGGGGCGTGCAGTACCTGGCCCGGGAGGCGGGCATCGACCAGTTCCTCGACATCGGCAGCGGGCTGCCGACCCAGAAGAACACCCACCAGGCGGCGCAGGAGATCAACCCCGACGCCAAGGTGGTCTACGTCGACATCGACCCGATCGTGCTCGCGCACGGCCGGGCGCTGCTCGCGACCAACAAGTCGACCATCGTGGTCACCGCCGACCTGCGCAAGCCGCAGGAGATCCTGGCGAACGAGGAGATCCGCGCGCTGCTGGACTTCAGCCGCCCGGTCGCGCTGATGATCGTCGGTATCCACATGCACTTCCATGACGACGAGTTGCCGGACGAGTGGGTCCGCACGCTGATGGACGCGATGGTGCCGGGCAGCTACCTGTTCATCACCGACTTCGTCGACACCGGTGACCCGCTGCAGAAGTCGATGGAGCAGGCCGGCCTGGAGAGTTTGGGCAACGGCTGGATCCGGACCCCGGAGCGCATCGAGCAGCACTTCCTGGGCATGCCACTGGTTCCGCCCGGCCTGGACTTCCTCGAGCGCTGGAACCCGGCCGACCCCGACGCCGACGTCCCGGACGCCGACGAACTGCTGCCGTACCAGCGCATCCTGATGGCCGGCATCGCCAAGAAGGTCTGA
- a CDS encoding APC family permease gives MTELRRDLGPTDAVVVGLGAMIGAGVFAVFAPAAGVAGTGLLIGLALAAVVAYCNASSSARLAAVYPASGGTYVYGQERLGPFWGYLAGWAFVVGKSASCAAMALTVGSYLWPDHKHVVAVAAVVALTALNYVGVQKAAWLSRVIVAVVLLVLAMVVVVGLTADTAQYSQLEIGRDATFGGVLQAAGLLFFAFAGYARIATLGEEVRDPARTIPRAVLLALAITLVTYVAVAVAALVVLGPARLAVAPDPLAELVRAAGVPILSPVVRAGATLAALGSLLALILGVSRTTLAMARDRHLPPALAAIHPRYEVPHRAELAVGLLVALVAATTDLRGAIGFSSFGVLVYYAIANASAWTLEPRRHVVPGLGLVGCLVLAFALPLSSILAGLAVLAAGVAIYALTARRRVRS, from the coding sequence ATGACCGAGCTGCGCAGGGATCTGGGGCCGACGGACGCCGTGGTCGTCGGGCTCGGGGCGATGATCGGCGCCGGGGTGTTCGCGGTGTTCGCGCCTGCGGCCGGTGTGGCCGGGACCGGCCTGCTGATCGGCCTAGCGCTCGCCGCGGTGGTTGCATACTGCAACGCCTCGTCGTCGGCCCGGCTCGCCGCTGTGTACCCCGCGTCCGGTGGCACCTACGTCTACGGACAGGAGCGGCTGGGCCCGTTCTGGGGCTACCTGGCCGGCTGGGCGTTCGTCGTAGGCAAGTCCGCCTCCTGCGCGGCGATGGCGCTCACCGTCGGTTCATACCTCTGGCCGGACCACAAGCACGTCGTGGCGGTCGCCGCCGTGGTCGCGCTGACGGCACTCAACTACGTCGGTGTGCAGAAGGCGGCCTGGCTGAGCCGGGTCATCGTCGCCGTCGTGCTGCTGGTGCTGGCGATGGTCGTCGTGGTCGGCCTCACCGCGGACACCGCCCAGTACTCCCAGCTCGAGATCGGCCGGGACGCGACCTTCGGGGGAGTGCTGCAGGCAGCGGGGCTGCTCTTCTTCGCCTTCGCCGGCTACGCGCGCATCGCCACGCTCGGCGAGGAGGTCCGCGACCCGGCCCGGACGATTCCCCGCGCGGTGCTGCTCGCGCTGGCGATCACCTTGGTCACGTACGTCGCGGTGGCGGTCGCCGCGCTGGTCGTGCTCGGCCCGGCCCGGCTGGCGGTGGCGCCCGACCCACTGGCGGAGCTGGTGCGCGCGGCGGGCGTGCCGATCCTCAGCCCGGTCGTCCGGGCCGGTGCGACACTGGCCGCTCTCGGTTCGTTGCTCGCCCTGATCCTCGGCGTCTCCCGGACGACGCTGGCGATGGCGCGCGACCGCCATCTGCCGCCAGCGCTGGCGGCGATCCACCCGCGCTATGAGGTTCCGCACCGCGCCGAGCTCGCCGTCGGGCTGCTCGTCGCGCTGGTCGCCGCCACCACGGACCTCCGCGGTGCGATCGGCTTCTCGTCGTTCGGGGTGCTGGTGTACTACGCAATCGCCAACGCCTCGGCCTGGACGCTCGAGCCGCGACGCCACGTCGTACCGGGGCTGGGGCTCGTCGGCTGCCTGGTTCTGGCCTTCGCGCTGCCGCTCTCGTCGATCCTGGCCGGCCTCGCCGTCCTGGCCGCGGGGGTGGCGATCTACGCGCTCACCGCGCGCCGACGCGTACGGTCCTGA
- a CDS encoding helix-turn-helix domain-containing protein has protein sequence MTESGAQSGPTALRIILGAHLRRMREAAGITRADAGWEIRSSESKVSRMELGRVGFKERDVADLLQLYGLDDEEERERLLALARDANNPGWWHRFGDVLPSWFHSYLGLEAAAQLIRTYELQFVPGLLQTQEYVRAVVQLGRGLIPADEVDRRVSLRISRQEVLSRPNPVRLWAVVDESALRRPIGGVKAMRIQLESLIEATHLPNVTLQVMPFAAGGHAATGGAYSILRFPEQDLPDIVYIEHLTSALYLDKLEDLDQYTATMEALCVAAPPPNKTRDLIADILKDL, from the coding sequence GTGACGGAGTCGGGCGCGCAGAGCGGGCCGACAGCGCTTCGCATCATTCTCGGCGCACACCTGCGCCGGATGCGTGAGGCGGCCGGCATCACCCGGGCCGACGCGGGCTGGGAGATCCGCTCCTCGGAGTCCAAGGTCAGCCGGATGGAGCTCGGCCGGGTCGGCTTCAAGGAGCGCGACGTCGCCGACCTGCTCCAGCTCTACGGCCTGGACGACGAGGAGGAACGCGAGCGGCTGCTCGCGCTCGCCCGGGACGCGAACAACCCCGGCTGGTGGCACCGCTTCGGCGACGTACTGCCCAGCTGGTTCCACTCCTACCTCGGGCTCGAGGCCGCGGCTCAGCTGATCCGTACCTACGAGCTGCAGTTCGTGCCCGGTCTGCTGCAGACCCAGGAGTACGTCCGGGCCGTCGTCCAGCTCGGTCGCGGGCTGATCCCGGCCGACGAGGTCGACCGGCGCGTCTCGCTGCGGATCAGCCGCCAGGAAGTCCTGAGCCGGCCGAACCCGGTCCGGCTCTGGGCGGTCGTCGACGAGTCGGCGCTGCGCCGGCCGATCGGCGGCGTGAAGGCGATGCGGATCCAGCTGGAGTCGTTGATCGAGGCGACCCACCTGCCGAACGTGACGCTGCAGGTGATGCCGTTCGCCGCCGGTGGGCACGCGGCGACCGGCGGCGCGTACAGCATCCTGCGGTTCCCCGAGCAGGACCTGCCGGACATCGTCTACATCGAGCACCTGACCAGCGCGCTGTACCTGGACAAGCTCGAGGACCTCGACCAGTACACGGCGACGATGGAGGCGCTCTGCGTCGCCGCTCCACCGCCGAACAAGACCCGCGACCTGATCGCGGACATCCTGAAGGACCTGTAG
- a CDS encoding MSMEG_6728 family protein translates to MQSFLPYADFAASARVLDARRLGKQRVETIQILRGLTISTYGWRHHPAVKMWAGYEEGLVRYGLEICAAWTASGRADTCQLTLLTDLKSGCGLDHVRTQQALAEAGDLPPWLGDEDFHRSHRSALLSKDPQYYGALFDDPPELPYVWPASDRRPCHQG, encoded by the coding sequence ATGCAGTCCTTCCTGCCGTACGCCGACTTCGCCGCGAGCGCCAGGGTGCTGGATGCCCGGCGGCTCGGCAAGCAGCGGGTGGAGACGATCCAGATCCTGCGCGGCCTGACGATCAGCACCTACGGTTGGCGCCACCATCCCGCCGTGAAGATGTGGGCGGGCTACGAGGAAGGGCTGGTCCGGTACGGCCTGGAAATCTGCGCCGCCTGGACGGCGTCCGGCCGGGCCGACACCTGCCAGCTCACCTTGCTCACCGACCTCAAGTCCGGCTGCGGCCTCGACCACGTCCGCACTCAGCAGGCGCTCGCCGAGGCCGGCGACCTGCCGCCCTGGCTCGGCGACGAAGACTTCCACCGCAGCCACCGATCGGCCCTGCTCAGCAAGGACCCGCAGTACTACGGAGCCCTGTTCGACGACCCGCCGGAGCTGCCGTACGTCTGGCCGGCTTCGGACCGCCGGCCGTGCCACCAAGGGTGA
- a CDS encoding DUF397 domain-containing protein gives MTAVYNGMPGDAMSELTWRKSQRSGPNGNCVEVAKLPGGGVAMRNSRHTDGPALVFTQAEIEAFLGGVHDGEFDDLA, from the coding sequence ATGACTGCTGTCTACAACGGCATGCCCGGCGACGCGATGAGCGAGCTGACCTGGCGGAAGAGTCAGCGGAGTGGCCCCAACGGCAACTGCGTAGAGGTGGCGAAGCTTCCGGGCGGCGGCGTGGCGATGCGGAACTCGCGTCACACCGACGGTCCGGCTCTCGTCTTCACCCAGGCCGAGATCGAGGCGTTTCTCGGCGGCGTTCACGACGGGGAGTTCGACGACCTCGCCTGA
- a CDS encoding VOC family protein translates to MKLLFELRPVDHLEASVDYYRELGLEPMAWPDDDTVLLAPLGAAEPTLALMRDPAEAALGTGGVYEVGDVDEYYADHPDLDWLVAPADSTLGRYAVFADRTGLPMRLLDPDPRVPAGAAGWLTAVAVAS, encoded by the coding sequence ATGAAGCTGTTGTTCGAGCTGCGCCCGGTCGACCACCTGGAAGCCAGCGTCGACTACTACCGCGAGCTGGGACTGGAGCCGATGGCCTGGCCGGACGACGACACCGTCCTGCTCGCACCGCTCGGCGCGGCAGAGCCGACGCTCGCGCTGATGCGTGACCCGGCCGAGGCCGCGCTGGGGACCGGTGGCGTCTACGAGGTCGGTGACGTCGACGAGTACTACGCCGATCACCCGGACCTGGACTGGCTGGTCGCCCCGGCGGACAGCACGCTCGGCCGGTACGCCGTGTTCGCGGACCGGACCGGACTGCCGATGCGTCTGCTCGACCCGGACCCCCGCGTTCCGGCCGGAGCCGCCGGCTGGCTGACCGCGGTCGCCGTCGCCAGCTGA
- a CDS encoding DUF2461 domain-containing protein — MSFTGFPVAALDFYDDLEMDNTKTFWTEHKQVYEQAVRAPMAALLTALEPEFGPAKIFRPHRDVRFAKDKTPYKTHQGAFVPTGPSTGRYVELAAPGVRVGAGFYEAAADRLGRIRTAIEEDRRGRQLERLLADLVASGWTVGGDKLKTTPRGYDADHPRIDLLRHKSLTVGRSYGFEPVIHSAELVDRIRADWRAVTPLLDWLDANG, encoded by the coding sequence ATGAGCTTCACCGGGTTCCCGGTCGCCGCGCTGGACTTCTACGACGACCTCGAGATGGACAACACCAAGACCTTCTGGACCGAGCACAAGCAGGTCTACGAGCAGGCCGTCCGGGCGCCGATGGCCGCGCTGCTGACCGCGCTCGAGCCGGAGTTCGGCCCGGCGAAGATCTTCCGCCCCCACCGCGACGTCCGGTTCGCCAAGGACAAAACGCCGTACAAGACGCACCAGGGCGCGTTCGTGCCGACCGGCCCGTCGACCGGCCGGTACGTCGAGCTGGCGGCGCCGGGCGTGCGGGTCGGCGCCGGGTTCTACGAGGCGGCCGCGGACCGGCTCGGCCGGATCCGGACCGCGATCGAGGAAGACCGGCGGGGCCGGCAGCTCGAACGGTTGCTGGCCGACCTGGTCGCAAGCGGCTGGACGGTCGGCGGCGACAAGCTGAAGACCACACCCCGCGGGTACGACGCCGACCACCCGCGCATCGATCTGCTCCGGCACAAGTCGCTGACGGTCGGCCGCTCGTACGGGTTCGAGCCGGTGATCCACAGCGCGGAGCTGGTCGACCGGATCCGCGCCGACTGGCGAGCGGTCACCCCGCTGCTCGACTGGCTGGACGCCAACGGCTGA
- a CDS encoding class F sortase, whose translation MSRRVLGTILVTAGALLAVTGAALSHNPTIFGAPPAVPGSLPPSTAQAPVAEPPAPATVKHSVANRMPTRVVVASLSAAAAVEPVGTAADGSLLLPAPDRVGWWFGGAQPGDPAGTTVLAGHVDTPAGTPGALYHLSAVRRGATLEVVTAAGRFTYRVTALQLYPKQRLPSDLFTRSGPHRLALITCGGPYRSGQGYADNVVAYAEPTK comes from the coding sequence GTGAGCCGGCGAGTTCTCGGCACGATCCTGGTCACGGCCGGCGCCCTGCTGGCCGTGACCGGGGCCGCCCTGTCCCACAACCCCACCATCTTCGGCGCACCGCCGGCCGTACCTGGCAGTCTGCCGCCTTCCACGGCACAGGCGCCGGTCGCCGAGCCGCCTGCTCCGGCAACGGTCAAGCACTCGGTGGCCAACCGGATGCCTACGCGAGTGGTGGTGGCCAGTCTGTCGGCCGCCGCGGCGGTCGAGCCGGTCGGCACGGCGGCCGACGGCAGCTTGTTGCTTCCAGCACCTGATCGGGTGGGCTGGTGGTTCGGCGGCGCCCAGCCGGGTGATCCGGCCGGCACCACCGTGCTTGCCGGGCACGTCGACACCCCAGCCGGTACGCCGGGCGCGCTCTACCACCTCTCCGCCGTACGCCGCGGCGCCACCCTCGAGGTGGTCACGGCGGCCGGACGCTTCACCTACCGCGTCACCGCCCTCCAGCTTTATCCCAAGCAACGCCTCCCGAGCGACCTCTTCACCCGCTCCGGGCCGCACCGGTTGGCCCTGATCACCTGCGGCGGCCCGTACCGGTCCGGCCAGGGATACGCCGACAACGTCGTCGCCTACGCCGAGCCGACCAAATGA
- a CDS encoding DUF4142 domain-containing protein, whose translation MKNTVRRCLLLVAAAGLVVAGGTTTATATGTAVSDQDRAFLRGAHQSNLAEIATGKLAQAKGSSDRVKDLGALLVSDHTKLDAALRRVAAAANVSLPTTPNAEQRALQAKLTAAGAGEFDALFVAGQLEGHAKTMAIGERELANGSDARVIKAAKDSAPVIASHHEKFMAAARSLGLPDSVDAGTSGLAATADNTVPAGLVGLGALLAGLGAFLVLRRRPVPVSGRSAR comes from the coding sequence ATGAAGAACACCGTGCGACGCTGTCTCCTTCTGGTTGCGGCTGCCGGCCTGGTGGTGGCGGGTGGCACCACGACGGCCACCGCGACCGGCACAGCCGTGTCGGATCAGGACCGCGCATTCCTGCGCGGCGCCCACCAGTCGAACCTGGCGGAGATCGCCACCGGGAAGCTGGCCCAAGCCAAGGGCTCGAGCGACCGGGTGAAGGACCTCGGCGCGCTGCTTGTCTCCGACCACACCAAGCTCGACGCGGCCCTGCGACGGGTCGCCGCGGCCGCGAACGTGTCGCTGCCGACGACGCCGAACGCCGAGCAGCGGGCCCTGCAGGCGAAGCTGACCGCGGCCGGGGCCGGCGAGTTCGACGCCTTGTTCGTGGCCGGCCAGCTCGAGGGTCACGCCAAGACGATGGCGATCGGCGAGCGTGAGCTCGCGAACGGCAGCGACGCCAGGGTGATCAAGGCGGCCAAGGACTCGGCGCCGGTGATCGCCTCCCACCACGAGAAGTTCATGGCGGCCGCGCGCAGCCTGGGCCTGCCCGACTCCGTGGACGCCGGAACATCGGGGCTCGCGGCGACGGCGGACAACACCGTGCCGGCCGGCCTGGTCGGACTCGGTGCCCTGCTTGCCGGTCTGGGCGCCTTCCTCGTCCTGCGCCGGCGCCCCGTCCCGGTTTCCGGCCGATCCGCCCGGTGA
- a CDS encoding SRPBCC family protein, which yields MSENERLIQAPVPDVFDVLTDGWTYAAWVVGASRVRAVEPGWPQPGHRIHHSVGVWPALINDTTTVEQYEPNRFLQLRVRAWPTGEGQVEFVATDRGGQCHLVMREKAVKGPAAMVPQAALDPILSLRNTETLRRLALLVQRQT from the coding sequence ATGAGCGAGAACGAACGTCTGATCCAGGCCCCCGTTCCCGACGTCTTCGACGTCCTCACCGACGGCTGGACGTACGCCGCCTGGGTGGTCGGCGCCTCCCGGGTCCGAGCCGTCGAACCAGGCTGGCCGCAGCCCGGCCACAGAATTCACCACTCGGTCGGCGTGTGGCCGGCGCTCATCAACGACACCACCACGGTCGAGCAGTACGAGCCGAACCGCTTCCTGCAGCTGCGCGTGCGCGCCTGGCCCACCGGCGAGGGGCAGGTGGAGTTCGTCGCCACCGACCGCGGCGGCCAGTGTCACCTGGTGATGCGGGAAAAGGCGGTGAAGGGACCGGCCGCCATGGTCCCGCAAGCGGCGCTCGACCCGATCCTGTCGCTGCGCAACACCGAAACCCTCCGCCGCCTGGCCCTCCTGGTACAGCGCCAGACCTGA